The following proteins are encoded in a genomic region of Periophthalmus magnuspinnatus isolate fPerMag1 chromosome 21, fPerMag1.2.pri, whole genome shotgun sequence:
- the plekhm3 gene encoding pleckstrin homology domain-containing family M member 3 isoform X1: MEGLEKLDVVGDISPALEATEDFIHCVDGIHAQNMSQEVNRTMSRPAKQLQEVSSAAMGKLKSSGVWGILSGEQEVGPLGLAWADNFTVLGLGGMGLRHGKRSRARSTNDLAAHGKESTNNSINSATNSVFKKGHNRSRSDVNYRPSAFTDNGLPAVDGNALKNMILNQQQEAEKSLSSGSVVKQGALEHRESTRGRWISCHVELTPCELRFYTLDSSANRQLGTAYSLSHCQSTATPALGQPADPRTLQAVFFNSTVLHLRAACQWEALEWRRAIWETVQAAKPRQPEKTKVDKFPPVSPSSSPSPCGLDTRPDLDSDSHSPDASLSSQSSSLALNRPTTLPLFTQRCPDVLKAGLLYQLVDQSNWRAYTFVLTRTMLQVFPTEGRGPVSKPVHQYTLAACTSIQHGPDLWTERADCFQAVFSKEVVRLRADGRTKAEEWVRALHGAVEEQRPTQRTAGGGAEEEEAEVVEAAPGLQGVLLRSRPSRDRKQKEAQRAKRQSVTTSFLSLLTCLSVEKGLTAQSFKCAGCQRPVGLSRGKAKVCLYSGWYYCSSCHQDHTFLIPARLLHNWDTTRHKVSKQAKEFLEFVYEEPLLDVQRLNPCLYEHSEALSSVLRLRQQLQSLRAYLFNCRAAVAEDLRRRISPREYLLQHIHLYSLADLQQVIDGKLAPFLSKVIKFASSHVFSCSLCREKGFICELCQNGQVLYPFMENATKRCDSCGAVFHTECRLKAQPCPRCVRRELHHKRPSSFWSPDDDPGCHHLPFQDT; this comes from the exons ATGGAGGGTTTGGAGAAGTTGGATGTAGTGGGGGACATTAGCCCAGCTTTGGAGGCTACTGAAGACTTCATTCACTGTGTGGACGGTATTCATGCCCAAAATATGAGCCAAGAGGTCAACCGAACCATGTCCCGACCGGCTAAACAGCTCCAAGAAGTGTCCAGCGCTGCAATGGGAAAGCTAAAATCTAGTGGAGTTTGGGGAATTTTGTCTGGGGAGCAAGAAGTTGGACCTTTAGGATTAGCTTGGGCTGATAACTTCACTGTTTTAGGATTAGGAGGTATGGGGTTAAGACATGGCAAAAGAAGTAGAGCCAGATCTACAAATGATTTAGCTGCACATGGCAAAGAAAGTACGAACAATAGCATAAACTCTGCAACAAATTCGGTTTTTAAAAAGGGACATAATCGCTCCAGGTCGGATGTGAACTACAGACCTTCGGCATTCACAGACAATGGGCTCCCAGCAGTTGATGGAAACGCGCTCAAGAATATGATCCTCAATCAGCAACAAGAAG CAGAGAAGAGCCTGAGCAGTGGCAGTGTGGTGAAGCAGGGCGCGCTggagcacagagagagcactAGGGGGCGCTGGATCTCCTGTCACGTTGAGCTAACTCCCTGTGAACTACGCTTCTACACTTTAGACAGCAGTGCCAACCGACAACTGGGCACCGCCTACTCCCTGTCCCACTGCCAAAGCACTGCTACACCTGCACTGGGACAGCCTGCCGACCCACGCACACTCCAAGCCGTATTCTTCAACAGCACCGTTCTGCATTTACGCGCTGCTTGCCAGTGGGAAGCTCTAGAGTGGAGGAGGGCCATTTGGGAGACAGTGCAAGCTGCGAAACCAAGGCAACCGGAAAAAACTAAAGTTGACAAATTTCCCCCGGTTTCGCCATCGTCTTCGCCCTCTCCGTGTGGTTTGGATACAAGGCCCGATCTGGACAGCGACTCTCACTCCCCGGAcgcttccctctcctcccagtCATCCTCTTTGGCACTGAACAGGCCGACGACTCTGCCGCTGTTCACGCAGAGGTGCCCTGATGTGCTGAAGGCAGGGCTGTTGTATCAGTTGGTGGATCAGAGTAATTGGAGGGCGTATACATTTGTGTTGACGCGGACAATGCTCCAGGTGTTTCCtacagaggggaggggtccaGTGTCCAAACCCGTGCATCAGTACACGCTGGCTGCATGTACATCCATTCAACATG GTCCAGACTTGTGGACAGAGCGTGCTGACTGCTTCCAGGCTGTCTTCTCTAAAGAGGTGGTTCGTCTCCGAGCAGATGGTCGGACCAAAGCAGAGGAGTGGGTCAGAGCCCTTCATGGGGCAGTAGAGGAGCAGCGTCCCACCCAAAGAAcagcaggaggaggggcagaggaagaggaggctgaGGTGGTAGAGGCAGCTCCGGGCCTGCAGGGGGTGCTGCTGAGGTCCAGGCCCAGCAGAGACAGGAAGCAGAAGGAGGCACAGCGGGCTAAGCGACAGTCAGTCACCACGAGTTTTCTGAGTCtactcacctgtctgtctgtggagAAGGGCCTCACTGCGCAGAGCTTCAAATGTGCAG gATGCCAGCGCCCTGTGGGTCTCTCTCGGGGAAAGGCTAAAGTCTGTCTGTACAGCGGCTGGTACTACTGCTCCAGCTGCCACCAGGACCACACCTTCCTCATCCCAGCAAGACTGCTACACAACTGGGACACCACCCGGCACAAG GTTTCTAAACAAGCGAAGGAGTTCCTGGAGTTTGTATATGAGGAGCCCCTTCTGGACGTGCAGAGGTTGAACCCTTGTCTGTACGAGCACTCTGAGGCCCTGAGTTCAGTGCTGAGGCTCCGGCAGCAGCTGCAGTCTCTCAGGGCCTATTTGTTCAACTGCAGAGCGGCGGTGGCAGAGGACCTCAGGAGGAG GATCTCTCCCCGTGAATACCTTCTTCAGCACATTCACCTGTACTCACTCGCCGATCTGCAACAG GTGATAGACGGTAAACTGGCCCCATTTCTGTCCAAAGTGATCAAGTTCGCCAGCTCTCATGTCTTCAGCTGCAGTTTGTGTCGAGAAAAAGGATTCATCTGTGAACTGTGTCAGAACGGACAGGTGCTGTACCCTTTCATGGAGAACGCCACCAAGAG ATGTGACAGCTGTGGCGCGGTGTTTCACACCGAGTGTCGTCTCAAAGCTCAGCCGTGTCCTCGCTGCGTTCGCCGAGAGCTGCACCACAAACGCCCCTCCTCCTTTTGGTCACCTGACGACGACCCGGGCTGCCACCACCTGCCCTTCCAAGACACGTGA
- the plekhm3 gene encoding pleckstrin homology domain-containing family M member 3 isoform X2, protein MEGLEKLDVVGDISPALEATEDFIHCVDGIHAQNMSQEVNRTMSRPAKQLQEVSSAAMGKLKSSGVWGILSGEQEVGPLGLAWADNFTVLGLGGMGLRHGKRSRARSTNDLAAHGKESTNNSINSATNSVFKKGHNRSRSDVNYRPSAFTDNGLPAVDGNALKNMILNQQQEEKSLSSGSVVKQGALEHRESTRGRWISCHVELTPCELRFYTLDSSANRQLGTAYSLSHCQSTATPALGQPADPRTLQAVFFNSTVLHLRAACQWEALEWRRAIWETVQAAKPRQPEKTKVDKFPPVSPSSSPSPCGLDTRPDLDSDSHSPDASLSSQSSSLALNRPTTLPLFTQRCPDVLKAGLLYQLVDQSNWRAYTFVLTRTMLQVFPTEGRGPVSKPVHQYTLAACTSIQHGPDLWTERADCFQAVFSKEVVRLRADGRTKAEEWVRALHGAVEEQRPTQRTAGGGAEEEEAEVVEAAPGLQGVLLRSRPSRDRKQKEAQRAKRQSVTTSFLSLLTCLSVEKGLTAQSFKCAGCQRPVGLSRGKAKVCLYSGWYYCSSCHQDHTFLIPARLLHNWDTTRHKVSKQAKEFLEFVYEEPLLDVQRLNPCLYEHSEALSSVLRLRQQLQSLRAYLFNCRAAVAEDLRRRISPREYLLQHIHLYSLADLQQVIDGKLAPFLSKVIKFASSHVFSCSLCREKGFICELCQNGQVLYPFMENATKRCDSCGAVFHTECRLKAQPCPRCVRRELHHKRPSSFWSPDDDPGCHHLPFQDT, encoded by the exons ATGGAGGGTTTGGAGAAGTTGGATGTAGTGGGGGACATTAGCCCAGCTTTGGAGGCTACTGAAGACTTCATTCACTGTGTGGACGGTATTCATGCCCAAAATATGAGCCAAGAGGTCAACCGAACCATGTCCCGACCGGCTAAACAGCTCCAAGAAGTGTCCAGCGCTGCAATGGGAAAGCTAAAATCTAGTGGAGTTTGGGGAATTTTGTCTGGGGAGCAAGAAGTTGGACCTTTAGGATTAGCTTGGGCTGATAACTTCACTGTTTTAGGATTAGGAGGTATGGGGTTAAGACATGGCAAAAGAAGTAGAGCCAGATCTACAAATGATTTAGCTGCACATGGCAAAGAAAGTACGAACAATAGCATAAACTCTGCAACAAATTCGGTTTTTAAAAAGGGACATAATCGCTCCAGGTCGGATGTGAACTACAGACCTTCGGCATTCACAGACAATGGGCTCCCAGCAGTTGATGGAAACGCGCTCAAGAATATGATCCTCAATCAGCAACAAGAAG AGAAGAGCCTGAGCAGTGGCAGTGTGGTGAAGCAGGGCGCGCTggagcacagagagagcactAGGGGGCGCTGGATCTCCTGTCACGTTGAGCTAACTCCCTGTGAACTACGCTTCTACACTTTAGACAGCAGTGCCAACCGACAACTGGGCACCGCCTACTCCCTGTCCCACTGCCAAAGCACTGCTACACCTGCACTGGGACAGCCTGCCGACCCACGCACACTCCAAGCCGTATTCTTCAACAGCACCGTTCTGCATTTACGCGCTGCTTGCCAGTGGGAAGCTCTAGAGTGGAGGAGGGCCATTTGGGAGACAGTGCAAGCTGCGAAACCAAGGCAACCGGAAAAAACTAAAGTTGACAAATTTCCCCCGGTTTCGCCATCGTCTTCGCCCTCTCCGTGTGGTTTGGATACAAGGCCCGATCTGGACAGCGACTCTCACTCCCCGGAcgcttccctctcctcccagtCATCCTCTTTGGCACTGAACAGGCCGACGACTCTGCCGCTGTTCACGCAGAGGTGCCCTGATGTGCTGAAGGCAGGGCTGTTGTATCAGTTGGTGGATCAGAGTAATTGGAGGGCGTATACATTTGTGTTGACGCGGACAATGCTCCAGGTGTTTCCtacagaggggaggggtccaGTGTCCAAACCCGTGCATCAGTACACGCTGGCTGCATGTACATCCATTCAACATG GTCCAGACTTGTGGACAGAGCGTGCTGACTGCTTCCAGGCTGTCTTCTCTAAAGAGGTGGTTCGTCTCCGAGCAGATGGTCGGACCAAAGCAGAGGAGTGGGTCAGAGCCCTTCATGGGGCAGTAGAGGAGCAGCGTCCCACCCAAAGAAcagcaggaggaggggcagaggaagaggaggctgaGGTGGTAGAGGCAGCTCCGGGCCTGCAGGGGGTGCTGCTGAGGTCCAGGCCCAGCAGAGACAGGAAGCAGAAGGAGGCACAGCGGGCTAAGCGACAGTCAGTCACCACGAGTTTTCTGAGTCtactcacctgtctgtctgtggagAAGGGCCTCACTGCGCAGAGCTTCAAATGTGCAG gATGCCAGCGCCCTGTGGGTCTCTCTCGGGGAAAGGCTAAAGTCTGTCTGTACAGCGGCTGGTACTACTGCTCCAGCTGCCACCAGGACCACACCTTCCTCATCCCAGCAAGACTGCTACACAACTGGGACACCACCCGGCACAAG GTTTCTAAACAAGCGAAGGAGTTCCTGGAGTTTGTATATGAGGAGCCCCTTCTGGACGTGCAGAGGTTGAACCCTTGTCTGTACGAGCACTCTGAGGCCCTGAGTTCAGTGCTGAGGCTCCGGCAGCAGCTGCAGTCTCTCAGGGCCTATTTGTTCAACTGCAGAGCGGCGGTGGCAGAGGACCTCAGGAGGAG GATCTCTCCCCGTGAATACCTTCTTCAGCACATTCACCTGTACTCACTCGCCGATCTGCAACAG GTGATAGACGGTAAACTGGCCCCATTTCTGTCCAAAGTGATCAAGTTCGCCAGCTCTCATGTCTTCAGCTGCAGTTTGTGTCGAGAAAAAGGATTCATCTGTGAACTGTGTCAGAACGGACAGGTGCTGTACCCTTTCATGGAGAACGCCACCAAGAG ATGTGACAGCTGTGGCGCGGTGTTTCACACCGAGTGTCGTCTCAAAGCTCAGCCGTGTCCTCGCTGCGTTCGCCGAGAGCTGCACCACAAACGCCCCTCCTCCTTTTGGTCACCTGACGACGACCCGGGCTGCCACCACCTGCCCTTCCAAGACACGTGA